The Penaeus chinensis breed Huanghai No. 1 chromosome 36, ASM1920278v2, whole genome shotgun sequence genome includes a region encoding these proteins:
- the LOC125044568 gene encoding ATP-binding cassette sub-family C member 4-like isoform X1 yields MRPQTDAGDLATTPCGSSGSVASLPAPPIYLTGYALKRGSVRIEASWLSWLLMTWLIPLMKTGYSRPLDSGDLYCVQPQDASQGLGDRLQKKWDEELSRSKAKGKKPSYLKSLVHCFGWEYARVGLLAAFEECVLRIGQPLCLGGLIRYFNGEPGYTTVDGWLFATGVVMGSLLYIFSHHPFFWGIQHSGMQIRVASCALIYRKALRLSKAALGKTTIGQMVNLLSNDVNRFDTSVIFIHYLWIGPLQTAIVLGILWQELGPSCLAGIMLLILFVPLQSWMGKVFSKLRLATAHRTDERVRIMNEIINAMRVIKMYTWEKPFTALAEQARKSEIDVIMRTNYYRAVNMSLFFTSSKVIVFLALLTYILTGNALTAEKVFVTSSLINNVRLVMTLFFPFGIAMGAETNISCRRIQEFLVMEEREDTSSVQKSNLRPKLKDCGVTINGVTAKWSDATEENTLNNISCSVKAGELLAVIGPVGSGKGSLLHAILGELPAKSGSISVRGKVAYASQEPWVFSGTVKQNILFGQPYNEKKYNEVIKVCALERDLELLPMKDMTMVGERGVSLSGGQKARVNLARAVYYDADIYLLDDPLSAVDTHVGRHLFDQCIMGHLKHKVRILVTHQLQYLKEANEILVLREGHPEAIGKYHQLVNSGIDFASLLAEGHEEEKPTSPSRQPSTKSAKKNGFIPTGKFMQEAEKFGSSLSLTRRGRVRNDSVASVHDSVEAENILTISGAHLAGSSLSIDEEVNDTPTKAAKRRKAERRLRNIQEEKSEPLLKDMDDGADKDGAEEGQDGAEARSVGSVKASIYLKYFLAGGGWFLMIVLFLANVLTQVLFSGTDYWLSYWANGEQIRARLLLEASENMTLAVNGSAISYQDAPVPEGYLDTITNVYVYAGLTAGLFVLSLGRTVMFFVMCMTSSRNLHNRMFQSVIRVPIKFFDTHPVGQILNRFTKDLGQVDELLPITVFDVVTILLNFLGIIAVIASINIWVLIPTLGLGVVFVFLRRFYLSTARDVKRLEGITRSPVFSHLSASLQGLTTIRAFEAQQIFMDDFDTHQDLHSSAWFLFLCTTRWFGICLDWISCIYIAIVTYSFMGMQDSLGGDIGLAISSAMMLSGMFQWGVRQSAEVENQMTSVERVLEYSKLEPEAALETDQDKTPKAGWPAKGEIKFEDVSLQYSPNDAPVLKNLNFCIKANEKIGIVGRTGAGKSSMLTSLFRLTEPVGVIYIDNIAVKELGLHDVRGNISIIPQDPTLFSGTMRRNLDPFDQYEDEDLWRALEEVQLKDAVSDLEGGLEAVMSEGGSNLSVGQRQLVCLARAILRHNRILVLDEATANVDPRTDGLIQQTIRSKFRNCTVLTIAHRLHTIMDSDRVMVLEAGRLEEFDEPYILLRNPNSMFTKLVEQTGKAATEQLRLIAGRAYQAKHGQVANLSVEEESTSEAPQSTSSRDSQPQHDKNEDQTLQRPGNQDDVPLEAGQDDKPAC; encoded by the exons AAAATGGGACGAGGAGCTGTCCAGGAGTAAAGCCAAAGGGAAGAAACCCAGCTACTTGAAGTCCTTGGTGCATTGCTTCGGCTGGGAGTACGCGAGGGTGGGTCTCCTCGCTGCCTTTGAGGAGTGCGTGCTGAG AATTGGCCAGCCACTCTGCCTGGGAGGCCTGATCCGCTATTTCAATGGGGAGCCAGGATACACAACGGTGGATGGATGGCTGTTCGCAACTGGAGTGGTGATGGGGTCTTTGCTTTACATATTCTCACATCACCCCTTCTTTTGGGGCATTCAACATAGTGGCATGCAGATTAGGGTAGCAAGCTGTGCCTTGATATACAGAAAG GCATTACGCCTAAGCAAGGCTGCGCTGGGAAAGACCACAATCGGGCAGATGGTGAACTTGTTGTCTAATGACGTCAACCGATTTGATACAAGTGTCATCTTCATCCATTATCTTTGGATTGGTCCTCTTCAG ACAGCTATTGTATTGGGAATCTTGTGGCAAGAGTTAGGACCTTCTTGCTTAGCAGGGATTATGCTCTTGATTCTCTTTGTGCCTCTTCAAA gcTGGATGGGTAAAGTCTTCTCCAAGCTGAGATTAGCTACAGCACATCGCACTGACGAGCGTGTAAGGATTATGAATGAAATCATCAATGCCATGAGAGTTATAAAGATGTACACTTGGGAAAAGCCTTTTACAGCACTAGCTGAACAAGCAAGAAA gTCTGAGATTGATGTGATCATGAGGACTAATTATTATAGAGCTGTCaatatgtctctctttttcacttcttcaAAAGTTATTGTATTTTTAGCATTGCTGACCTATATTCTGACAGGCAATGCATTGACAGCTGAAAAG GTCTTTGTCACCAGTTCTTTGATCAACAATGTCAGACTTGTTATGACATTGTTCTTCCCCTTTGGTATTGCTATGGGAGCAGAGACCAACATATCATGCAGAAGAATTCAG gaaTTCCTggtaatggaagagagggaagataccAGCAGTGTCCAGAAATCCAATCTAAGGCCAAAACTGAAG gacTGTGGAGTAACAATAAATGGAGTGACAGCCAAATGGAGTGATGCAACAGAAGAGAACACCCTGAACAACATCTCATGTTCTGTCAAAGCTGGAGAACTACTGGCTGTCATAGGTCCTGTGGGCTCAGGAAAG GGTTCACTTCTTCACGCAATTCTTGGGGAGTTGCCAGCAAAGTCTGGTTCAATATCTGTCCGTGGCAAGGTGGCATATGCATCTCAAGAGCCATGGGTGTTTTCAGGGACAGTGAAGCAAAATATTCTCTTTGGACAACCTTATAATGAAAAGAAGTACAATGAAGTTATTAAAG TATGTGCATTAGAGCGAGATTTGGAACTACTGCCAATGAAAGACATGACAATGGTTGGTGAGCGTGGTGTTTCACTCAGTGGTGGCCAGAAAGCAAGAGTTAATCTTGCCAG GGCAGTTTATTATGATGCAGACATCTACCTACTGGATGACCCACTTAGTGCTGTTGATACTCATGTCGGACGTCACCTGTTTGACCAGTGTATAATGGGCCATCTAAAGCACAAAGTTCGGATCCTGGTGACACACCAGCTACAATACCTTAAAGAAGCAAATGAAATCTTAGTTCTGAGAGAG ggTCATCCTGAAGCAATTGGAAAGTACCATCAGTTGGTCAACAGTGGAATAGACTTTGCCTCACTTCTAGCAGAAGGTCATGAGGAAGAAAAACCAACATCCCCTTCAAGACAACCTAGCACAAAAAGTGCCAAGAAGAATGGCTTTATTCCAACAGGAAAGTTTATGCAAGAGGCTGAAAAAT TTGGATCCTCATTATCTCTCACGAGGAGAGGGCGTGTCCGCAACGACTCCGTTGCCTCTGTACATGACTCTGTTGAGGCTGAAAACATCCTAACCATTTCTGGAGCTCATTTGGCAGGATCAAGCTTGTCAATTGATGAGGAAGTTAATGACACACCTACTAAAGCTGCAAAGAGA CGGAAAGCAGAGAGAAGACTGAGGAACATTCAAGAGGAGAAATCAGAGCCGCTG CTGAAAGACATGGATGATGGTGCTGACAAAGATGGGGCTGAAGAGGGCCAGGATGGTGCTGAAGCGAGGTCAGTTGGATCAGTCAAAGCTAGCATATACCTTAAGTATTTCCTGGCTGGAGGTGGCTGGTTTCTGATGATTGTGCTCTTCTTGGCCAATGTCCTCACCCAAGTCCTCTTTTCTGGGACTGATTACTGGCTTTCTTACTG GGCAAATGGTGAACAAATCCGTGCAAGGTTACTTCTCGAGGCCAGTGAAAATATGACATTGGCAGTTAATGGGTCTGCTATATCTTATCAAGATGCACCAGTTCCAGAGGGCTACCTTGACACAATCactaatgtttatgtgtatgctg GTCTGACTGCTGGGTTGTTCGTGCTCTCACTGGGACGCACTGTGATGTTCTTTGTGATGTGTATGACATCCTCAAGAAATCTACACAACAGAATGTTTCAGTCAGTAATTCGAGTCCCAATAAAATTTTTCGACACACACCCAGTTG GTCAGATCCTTAACAGATTTACAAAGGACCTTGGACAGGTTGATGAACTGCTCCCTATCACAGTGTTCGATGTGGTAACT ATTCTCCTGAACTTCCTTGGTATCATTGCCGTGATTGCTTCCATCAATATCTGGGTCCTTATCCCCACCCTGGGCCTTGGAGTCGTCTTCGTGTTCCTAAGACGCTTCTACCTCAGCACTGCCCGTGATGTCAAGCGACTAGAAGGAATCA CTCGAAGCCCTGTGTTCTCACACCTCAGTGCTTCTCTTCAAGGCTTGACCACAATACGTGCTTTTGAAGCCCAGCAGATATTCATGGATGATTTTGATACTCATCAG GATCTACATTCATCAGCTTGGTTCCTTTTCTTGTGCACTACTCGTTGGTTTGGAATTTGTTTAGACTGGATTTCTTGTATTTACATTGCCATTGTGACATACAGCTTCATGGGTATGCAAG ATTCCCTTGGAGGAGACATTGGTCTGGCCATCTCCTCTGCTATGATGCTCAGCGGGATGTTTCAGTGGGGTGTCAGACAATCAGCAGAAGTGGAGAATCAGATGACCTCAGTGGAACGTGTTCTAGAGTATTCAAAACTGGAACCAGAAGCTGCACTAGAAACTGACCAAG ATAAAACTCCCAAGGCTGGTTGGCCTGCAAAGGGAGAAATTAAGTTTGAGGATGTTTCACTTCAGTACAGTCCTAATGATGCACCAGTGCTGAAGAATCTCAACTTCTGCATTAAGGCAAATGAAAAG ATTGGCATTGTAGGTAGAACAGGAGCAGGAAAATCATCCATGTTAACATCCCTGTTTCGTTTAACTGAACCAGTTGGTGTTATTTACATTGATAACATTGCTGTGAAAGAGTTGGGCTTGCATGATGTACGAGGAAATATCTCCATCATCCCACAAGATCCAACTCTGTTCTCCGGAACCATGAGGAGAAATCTGGATCCCTTTGACCAGTATGAGGATGAGGACTTGTGGAGAGCACTAGAGGAG GTGCAGCTAAAGGATGCAGTGTCTGATCTCGAAGGAGGTCTAGAGGCTGTTATGTCAGAAGGAGGTAGTAATCTTAGCGTAGGACAACGGCAGTTAGTTTGCTTGGCAAGGGCTATCCTTAGGCACAACAGGATTCTTGTGCTGGATGAAGCTACTGCCAATGTAGACCCAAG AACTGATGGGCTCATCCAGCAGACTATACGCTCAAAATTCAGAAACTGCACTGTACTCACTATAGCACATCGACTCCACACCATCATGGACAGTGACCGAGTCATGGTGTTAGAGGCTGGCAGACTTGAG GAGTTTGATGAACCATATATTCTCTTACGAAACCCCAATTCTATGTTTACAAAATTGGTGGAGCAGACAGGCAAGGCTGCAACAGAACAGTTGCGATTGATTGCAGGAAGG GCTTATCAAGCAAAACATGGGCAGGTGGCTAATTTGTCAGTAGAAGAAGAAAGCACAAGTGAGGCACCACAATCAACCTCGTCAAGAGACAGTCAGCCTCAACACGATAAGAATGAAGACCAGACCTTACAAAGACCCGGCAATCAAGATGATGTTCCTTTAGAAGCTGGCCAAGATGATAAGCCAGCCTGTTAA
- the LOC125044568 gene encoding ATP-binding cassette sub-family C member 4-like isoform X6: MGSLLYIFSHHPFFWGIQHSGMQIRVASCALIYRKALRLSKAALGKTTIGQMVNLLSNDVNRFDTSVIFIHYLWIGPLQTAIVLGILWQELGPSCLAGIMLLILFVPLQSWMGKVFSKLRLATAHRTDERVRIMNEIINAMRVIKMYTWEKPFTALAEQARKSEIDVIMRTNYYRAVNMSLFFTSSKVIVFLALLTYILTGNALTAEKVFVTSSLINNVRLVMTLFFPFGIAMGAETNISCRRIQEFLVMEEREDTSSVQKSNLRPKLKDCGVTINGVTAKWSDATEENTLNNISCSVKAGELLAVIGPVGSGKGSLLHAILGELPAKSGSISVRGKVAYASQEPWVFSGTVKQNILFGQPYNEKKYNEVIKVCALERDLELLPMKDMTMVGERGVSLSGGQKARVNLARAVYYDADIYLLDDPLSAVDTHVGRHLFDQCIMGHLKHKVRILVTHQLQYLKEANEILVLREGHPEAIGKYHQLVNSGIDFASLLAEGHEEEKPTSPSRQPSTKSAKKNGFIPTGKFMQEAEKFGSSLSLTRRGRVRNDSVASVHDSVEAENILTISGAHLAGSSLSIDEEVNDTPTKAAKRRKAERRLRNIQEEKSEPLLKDMDDGADKDGAEEGQDGAEARSVGSVKASIYLKYFLAGGGWFLMIVLFLANVLTQVLFSGTDYWLSYWANGEQIRARLLLEASENMTLAVNGSAISYQDAPVPEGYLDTITNVYVYAGLTAGLFVLSLGRTVMFFVMCMTSSRNLHNRMFQSVIRVPIKFFDTHPVGQILNRFTKDLGQVDELLPITVFDVVTILLNFLGIIAVIASINIWVLIPTLGLGVVFVFLRRFYLSTARDVKRLEGITRSPVFSHLSASLQGLTTIRAFEAQQIFMDDFDTHQDLHSSAWFLFLCTTRWFGICLDWISCIYIAIVTYSFMGMQDSLGGDIGLAISSAMMLSGMFQWGVRQSAEVENQMTSVERVLEYSKLEPEAALETDQDKTPKAGWPAKGEIKFEDVSLQYSPNDAPVLKNLNFCIKANEKIGIVGRTGAGKSSMLTSLFRLTEPVGVIYIDNIAVKELGLHDVRGNISIIPQDPTLFSGTMRRNLDPFDQYEDEDLWRALEEVQLKDAVSDLEGGLEAVMSEGGSNLSVGQRQLVCLARAILRHNRILVLDEATANVDPRTDGLIQQTIRSKFRNCTVLTIAHRLHTIMDSDRVMVLEAGRLEEFDEPYILLRNPNSMFTKLVEQTGKAATEQLRLIAGRAYQAKHGQVANLSVEEESTSEAPQSTSSRDSQPQHDKNEDQTLQRPGNQDDVPLEAGQDDKPAC; the protein is encoded by the exons ATGGGGTCTTTGCTTTACATATTCTCACATCACCCCTTCTTTTGGGGCATTCAACATAGTGGCATGCAGATTAGGGTAGCAAGCTGTGCCTTGATATACAGAAAG GCATTACGCCTAAGCAAGGCTGCGCTGGGAAAGACCACAATCGGGCAGATGGTGAACTTGTTGTCTAATGACGTCAACCGATTTGATACAAGTGTCATCTTCATCCATTATCTTTGGATTGGTCCTCTTCAG ACAGCTATTGTATTGGGAATCTTGTGGCAAGAGTTAGGACCTTCTTGCTTAGCAGGGATTATGCTCTTGATTCTCTTTGTGCCTCTTCAAA gcTGGATGGGTAAAGTCTTCTCCAAGCTGAGATTAGCTACAGCACATCGCACTGACGAGCGTGTAAGGATTATGAATGAAATCATCAATGCCATGAGAGTTATAAAGATGTACACTTGGGAAAAGCCTTTTACAGCACTAGCTGAACAAGCAAGAAA gTCTGAGATTGATGTGATCATGAGGACTAATTATTATAGAGCTGTCaatatgtctctctttttcacttcttcaAAAGTTATTGTATTTTTAGCATTGCTGACCTATATTCTGACAGGCAATGCATTGACAGCTGAAAAG GTCTTTGTCACCAGTTCTTTGATCAACAATGTCAGACTTGTTATGACATTGTTCTTCCCCTTTGGTATTGCTATGGGAGCAGAGACCAACATATCATGCAGAAGAATTCAG gaaTTCCTggtaatggaagagagggaagataccAGCAGTGTCCAGAAATCCAATCTAAGGCCAAAACTGAAG gacTGTGGAGTAACAATAAATGGAGTGACAGCCAAATGGAGTGATGCAACAGAAGAGAACACCCTGAACAACATCTCATGTTCTGTCAAAGCTGGAGAACTACTGGCTGTCATAGGTCCTGTGGGCTCAGGAAAG GGTTCACTTCTTCACGCAATTCTTGGGGAGTTGCCAGCAAAGTCTGGTTCAATATCTGTCCGTGGCAAGGTGGCATATGCATCTCAAGAGCCATGGGTGTTTTCAGGGACAGTGAAGCAAAATATTCTCTTTGGACAACCTTATAATGAAAAGAAGTACAATGAAGTTATTAAAG TATGTGCATTAGAGCGAGATTTGGAACTACTGCCAATGAAAGACATGACAATGGTTGGTGAGCGTGGTGTTTCACTCAGTGGTGGCCAGAAAGCAAGAGTTAATCTTGCCAG GGCAGTTTATTATGATGCAGACATCTACCTACTGGATGACCCACTTAGTGCTGTTGATACTCATGTCGGACGTCACCTGTTTGACCAGTGTATAATGGGCCATCTAAAGCACAAAGTTCGGATCCTGGTGACACACCAGCTACAATACCTTAAAGAAGCAAATGAAATCTTAGTTCTGAGAGAG ggTCATCCTGAAGCAATTGGAAAGTACCATCAGTTGGTCAACAGTGGAATAGACTTTGCCTCACTTCTAGCAGAAGGTCATGAGGAAGAAAAACCAACATCCCCTTCAAGACAACCTAGCACAAAAAGTGCCAAGAAGAATGGCTTTATTCCAACAGGAAAGTTTATGCAAGAGGCTGAAAAAT TTGGATCCTCATTATCTCTCACGAGGAGAGGGCGTGTCCGCAACGACTCCGTTGCCTCTGTACATGACTCTGTTGAGGCTGAAAACATCCTAACCATTTCTGGAGCTCATTTGGCAGGATCAAGCTTGTCAATTGATGAGGAAGTTAATGACACACCTACTAAAGCTGCAAAGAGA CGGAAAGCAGAGAGAAGACTGAGGAACATTCAAGAGGAGAAATCAGAGCCGCTG CTGAAAGACATGGATGATGGTGCTGACAAAGATGGGGCTGAAGAGGGCCAGGATGGTGCTGAAGCGAGGTCAGTTGGATCAGTCAAAGCTAGCATATACCTTAAGTATTTCCTGGCTGGAGGTGGCTGGTTTCTGATGATTGTGCTCTTCTTGGCCAATGTCCTCACCCAAGTCCTCTTTTCTGGGACTGATTACTGGCTTTCTTACTG GGCAAATGGTGAACAAATCCGTGCAAGGTTACTTCTCGAGGCCAGTGAAAATATGACATTGGCAGTTAATGGGTCTGCTATATCTTATCAAGATGCACCAGTTCCAGAGGGCTACCTTGACACAATCactaatgtttatgtgtatgctg GTCTGACTGCTGGGTTGTTCGTGCTCTCACTGGGACGCACTGTGATGTTCTTTGTGATGTGTATGACATCCTCAAGAAATCTACACAACAGAATGTTTCAGTCAGTAATTCGAGTCCCAATAAAATTTTTCGACACACACCCAGTTG GTCAGATCCTTAACAGATTTACAAAGGACCTTGGACAGGTTGATGAACTGCTCCCTATCACAGTGTTCGATGTGGTAACT ATTCTCCTGAACTTCCTTGGTATCATTGCCGTGATTGCTTCCATCAATATCTGGGTCCTTATCCCCACCCTGGGCCTTGGAGTCGTCTTCGTGTTCCTAAGACGCTTCTACCTCAGCACTGCCCGTGATGTCAAGCGACTAGAAGGAATCA CTCGAAGCCCTGTGTTCTCACACCTCAGTGCTTCTCTTCAAGGCTTGACCACAATACGTGCTTTTGAAGCCCAGCAGATATTCATGGATGATTTTGATACTCATCAG GATCTACATTCATCAGCTTGGTTCCTTTTCTTGTGCACTACTCGTTGGTTTGGAATTTGTTTAGACTGGATTTCTTGTATTTACATTGCCATTGTGACATACAGCTTCATGGGTATGCAAG ATTCCCTTGGAGGAGACATTGGTCTGGCCATCTCCTCTGCTATGATGCTCAGCGGGATGTTTCAGTGGGGTGTCAGACAATCAGCAGAAGTGGAGAATCAGATGACCTCAGTGGAACGTGTTCTAGAGTATTCAAAACTGGAACCAGAAGCTGCACTAGAAACTGACCAAG ATAAAACTCCCAAGGCTGGTTGGCCTGCAAAGGGAGAAATTAAGTTTGAGGATGTTTCACTTCAGTACAGTCCTAATGATGCACCAGTGCTGAAGAATCTCAACTTCTGCATTAAGGCAAATGAAAAG ATTGGCATTGTAGGTAGAACAGGAGCAGGAAAATCATCCATGTTAACATCCCTGTTTCGTTTAACTGAACCAGTTGGTGTTATTTACATTGATAACATTGCTGTGAAAGAGTTGGGCTTGCATGATGTACGAGGAAATATCTCCATCATCCCACAAGATCCAACTCTGTTCTCCGGAACCATGAGGAGAAATCTGGATCCCTTTGACCAGTATGAGGATGAGGACTTGTGGAGAGCACTAGAGGAG GTGCAGCTAAAGGATGCAGTGTCTGATCTCGAAGGAGGTCTAGAGGCTGTTATGTCAGAAGGAGGTAGTAATCTTAGCGTAGGACAACGGCAGTTAGTTTGCTTGGCAAGGGCTATCCTTAGGCACAACAGGATTCTTGTGCTGGATGAAGCTACTGCCAATGTAGACCCAAG AACTGATGGGCTCATCCAGCAGACTATACGCTCAAAATTCAGAAACTGCACTGTACTCACTATAGCACATCGACTCCACACCATCATGGACAGTGACCGAGTCATGGTGTTAGAGGCTGGCAGACTTGAG GAGTTTGATGAACCATATATTCTCTTACGAAACCCCAATTCTATGTTTACAAAATTGGTGGAGCAGACAGGCAAGGCTGCAACAGAACAGTTGCGATTGATTGCAGGAAGG GCTTATCAAGCAAAACATGGGCAGGTGGCTAATTTGTCAGTAGAAGAAGAAAGCACAAGTGAGGCACCACAATCAACCTCGTCAAGAGACAGTCAGCCTCAACACGATAAGAATGAAGACCAGACCTTACAAAGACCCGGCAATCAAGATGATGTTCCTTTAGAAGCTGGCCAAGATGATAAGCCAGCCTGTTAA